Proteins encoded by one window of Campylobacter concisus:
- the sdhA gene encoding 8-methylmenaquinol:fumarate reductase flavoprotein subunit — MSEKFTRREFLQSACISVGALATTAGATNVFAGELPKGNENGLPSVDVLIIGSGGAGLRAATAVRKQYPNSTVVVATKMMPSRNATCMAEGGINGVTDFSNGDSFKLHAYDTVKGAAYLADQDAVVKFCEAAGAVIHELDHNGMLFSRIDNGDVSSKDNGDVAFRFMGGASKKRCNYAADKTGHILMHACLDDAITAGVKFLMDHELLEIGLEDGKVEGVVLRNIQDGQIYPVLCKSLVIATGGYTRIFYNRTSVPFIATGDGIAAALKAGLGFEDPEMLQFHPTGVQNGGTLITEAARGEGGYLLNNKGERFMKNYHEKMELAPRDVVARAIETEIREGRGFGEGMSAYVLCDVRHLGKDTIMKKLPKIRHTAMLFQNIDLIEQPVPIRPTAHYSMGGIEVAKFDDMSTKIPGIYVGGEASCVSIHGANRLGGNSLTDAVVTGDLAGKGAGAYAQNAKFASGKKTSELAKMWQDKFKSIATGEGGVNDMYALREELGKNNWDLMGIFRTGAKLDQLSKNLEAIQAKYDTLKVPNQNPVMNTAFTDYVELGNLILLSRAACLAAQNRLESRGAHTREDYPKRDDVNFLKHSIVTLKDGKLELSYKDVVTGIFSLDGKKPE, encoded by the coding sequence ATGAGTGAAAAATTTACCAGAAGAGAATTTCTACAAAGTGCCTGTATCAGCGTAGGTGCGCTAGCTACAACGGCTGGTGCGACCAACGTTTTTGCTGGCGAGTTGCCAAAAGGCAATGAAAATGGCTTACCATCTGTTGATGTGCTAATAATCGGCTCTGGTGGTGCTGGACTTCGTGCAGCAACAGCCGTTCGCAAGCAATATCCAAACTCAACCGTCGTTGTTGCTACAAAGATGATGCCATCTCGCAATGCAACCTGTATGGCTGAGGGCGGAATAAACGGCGTTACTGACTTTAGTAATGGCGATAGCTTCAAGCTTCACGCTTATGACACAGTTAAAGGTGCGGCTTATCTTGCTGATCAAGATGCAGTTGTGAAATTTTGCGAGGCAGCAGGCGCAGTCATTCACGAGCTAGACCACAATGGCATGCTCTTTTCTCGTATAGATAATGGCGATGTGTCCAGTAAAGATAATGGCGATGTTGCTTTTCGCTTCATGGGTGGTGCTAGTAAAAAACGCTGTAACTATGCAGCTGATAAAACTGGTCACATTTTGATGCACGCTTGTCTTGATGACGCTATCACAGCTGGCGTTAAATTTTTAATGGATCATGAGCTGCTTGAGATCGGTCTTGAGGATGGCAAGGTTGAAGGCGTCGTTCTTCGCAACATCCAAGATGGTCAAATTTACCCAGTTCTATGCAAATCTCTTGTCATCGCAACTGGCGGATACACTAGAATTTTCTATAACCGCACATCAGTTCCATTTATAGCAACTGGTGATGGTATCGCTGCTGCGCTTAAAGCAGGTCTTGGTTTTGAAGACCCTGAGATGCTTCAGTTTCATCCAACTGGCGTTCAAAATGGCGGCACACTAATCACAGAAGCTGCTCGTGGCGAGGGTGGATACTTGTTAAACAACAAGGGCGAGCGCTTTATGAAAAACTATCATGAAAAGATGGAGCTAGCTCCTCGTGACGTCGTCGCTCGTGCGATCGAGACAGAAATTCGCGAGGGTAGAGGCTTTGGCGAGGGCATGAGCGCTTACGTGCTTTGTGACGTTCGCCACCTTGGCAAAGATACTATTATGAAAAAGCTTCCAAAAATTCGCCACACTGCTATGCTTTTCCAAAATATCGATCTAATCGAACAACCAGTGCCTATCCGCCCAACAGCTCACTACTCAATGGGTGGCATAGAGGTAGCTAAATTTGATGATATGAGCACAAAAATCCCTGGAATTTATGTAGGTGGCGAGGCTTCATGTGTATCTATCCACGGTGCAAACCGCCTTGGTGGAAACAGCCTAACTGACGCAGTTGTAACTGGCGATCTAGCTGGCAAGGGTGCTGGCGCTTACGCTCAAAATGCAAAATTTGCAAGCGGCAAGAAAACTTCTGAGCTAGCAAAAATGTGGCAAGATAAATTTAAATCTATCGCAACAGGCGAGGGTGGTGTAAATGATATGTACGCACTTCGTGAAGAGCTTGGTAAAAATAACTGGGATCTAATGGGTATCTTTAGAACTGGTGCAAAATTAGATCAGCTCTCTAAAAACCTTGAAGCTATCCAAGCAAAATATGACACCCTTAAAGTGCCAAATCAAAACCCAGTGATGAACACAGCTTTTACTGACTATGTCGAGCTTGGCAACCTTATACTTCTTTCTCGTGCAGCATGTCTTGCAGCGCAAAATCGTCTTGAGAGCCGTGGTGCTCACACAAGAGAGGACTATCCAAAAAGAGATGATGTAAATTTCTTAAAACACAGCATAGTCACACTAAAAGACGGCAAGCTTGAACTTAGCTACAAAGACGTTGTGACAGGCATATTTTCACTTGACGGCAAGAAGCCAGAGTAA